The Candidatus Eisenbacteria bacterium genome includes a region encoding these proteins:
- a CDS encoding SUMF1/EgtB/PvdO family nonheme iron enzyme, which produces MNPPQTLAAGRDALVATLAEARARTDDLFAVLKHEALYERPIPERHRLVFYLGHLEAFDWNLIARQGYGVESFDPRFDKLFAFGIDPTDGGLPSEPASDWPREAEVRAYNGRTRDVVDDLLLGGRVPVAGHDAQTLFHMAIEHRLMHAETLAYLLHRLPHAMKHTRRDPVAPPARGADARATCPIPAGIAVLGRSRSDGRFGWDNEFETLSVDVPAFAIGAHKVTNGRFLEFLNDGGYEARRLWEDRDWEWKERAGVSHPGFWIRQDGAWLYRGMFEDRPLPLDAPVYVSLAEARAFARWAGGRVPTEAQLHRAAYGDPSDGAGAPEYPWGDEAPNERHGNFDFRRWDPTPVGCYPEGRSPYGVEELVGNGWEWTSSVFVPFPGFKPHPFYAGYSADFFDGDHYVMKGGSPRTAAVFLRRTFRNWFQPRYPYVYATFRLVSA; this is translated from the coding sequence ATGAACCCTCCACAGACACTGGCCGCCGGCCGTGACGCGCTGGTCGCGACGCTGGCCGAAGCGCGGGCGCGGACCGACGATCTCTTTGCGGTCTTGAAGCATGAGGCGCTCTACGAGCGCCCCATCCCCGAGCGCCACCGGCTCGTCTTCTACCTGGGCCACCTCGAGGCCTTCGACTGGAACCTGATCGCCCGGCAGGGCTACGGGGTCGAGTCCTTCGATCCCCGGTTCGACAAGCTCTTCGCGTTCGGGATCGATCCCACGGACGGCGGCCTGCCGTCCGAGCCGGCGTCGGACTGGCCGCGCGAGGCCGAGGTGCGGGCATACAACGGCCGCACCCGCGACGTGGTGGACGATCTCCTGCTGGGAGGTCGAGTGCCCGTGGCGGGACACGATGCCCAGACCCTGTTCCACATGGCGATCGAGCACCGGCTCATGCACGCGGAGACGCTCGCGTATCTGCTGCATCGGCTCCCGCACGCGATGAAGCACACGCGTCGTGACCCGGTGGCGCCTCCGGCGCGCGGGGCGGACGCACGCGCGACGTGTCCCATCCCGGCGGGTATCGCCGTGCTCGGCCGCTCGCGCTCCGACGGACGCTTCGGCTGGGACAACGAATTCGAGACGCTCTCGGTGGACGTGCCCGCGTTCGCGATCGGCGCGCACAAGGTGACGAACGGGCGGTTCCTCGAGTTCCTGAATGACGGCGGCTACGAGGCGCGACGTCTGTGGGAGGACCGCGACTGGGAGTGGAAGGAGCGCGCGGGCGTGAGCCATCCCGGATTCTGGATCCGTCAGGACGGCGCGTGGCTCTACCGCGGCATGTTCGAGGACCGCCCGCTCCCTCTGGACGCTCCTGTCTACGTGAGCCTCGCCGAGGCTCGCGCGTTCGCCCGCTGGGCCGGAGGCAGAGTCCCGACCGAAGCACAGCTCCATCGCGCCGCGTATGGAGATCCTTCCGACGGTGCCGGCGCTCCCGAGTACCCATGGGGTGACGAGGCGCCGAACGAGCGGCACGGAAACTTCGACTTCCGACGCTGGGATCCCACGCCGGTGGGCTGCTATCCCGAGGGAAGGAGCCCGTACGGGGTCGAGGAACTGGTCGGGAACGGGTGGGAGTGGACGTCGAGCGTCTTCGTTCCATTCCCCGGTTTCAAGCCGCATCCGTTCTATGCCGGTTACTCGGCCGACTTCTTCGATGGAGATCACTACGTCATGAAGGGCGGATCTCCGCGGACCGCGGCCGTGTTCCTGCGGCGCACCTTCCGGAACTGGTTCCAGCCCCGCTATCCGTACGTGTACGCGACGTTCCGGCTGGTCAGCGCGTGA
- the egtD gene encoding L-histidine N(alpha)-methyltransferase: MRALKEEVREGLTGPGPKRLPSHLLYDDLGSALFEAITHLPEYGLTRADARILSRNARDIVRAAGAPGAVAELGSGSGRKTRWILEALADREEREIRYFPIDLSASALAQCRVELGDIPRVRIELIEADYLAGLERAVRGAGATERLLVLFLGSTIGNFEPREAEEFLRRVRGVLRSGDALLLGTDLMRSPSRLIPAYDDSLGVTAAFNRNILVRLNRELGAGVDVTRFEHEARWNEAESRVEMHLVARERAMVASNGIRVELEPGETIWTESSYKYAPGDAAAMGERAGFVAGGTWTDEEWPFAETLLQVP; this comes from the coding sequence GTGAGGGCGCTGAAGGAGGAGGTCCGGGAGGGGCTCACCGGGCCCGGGCCGAAGCGCCTTCCCTCGCACCTTCTCTACGACGACTTGGGATCGGCGCTGTTCGAAGCGATCACGCATCTCCCCGAGTACGGGCTCACGCGCGCGGACGCGCGGATCCTTTCCCGAAACGCGCGGGACATCGTGCGCGCGGCGGGCGCGCCTGGCGCGGTCGCTGAGCTGGGCAGCGGATCCGGGCGGAAGACGCGCTGGATCCTCGAGGCGCTCGCGGATCGGGAGGAGCGGGAGATCCGCTACTTCCCCATCGATCTCTCCGCTTCGGCGCTCGCGCAGTGCCGCGTGGAGCTCGGGGACATCCCGCGGGTGCGCATCGAACTCATCGAGGCAGACTATCTGGCGGGACTCGAGCGCGCGGTCCGTGGCGCCGGCGCCACGGAGCGTCTCCTCGTCCTCTTCCTGGGAAGCACCATCGGAAACTTCGAGCCTCGGGAAGCGGAGGAGTTCCTGCGCCGCGTGCGCGGGGTACTCCGGTCCGGCGATGCGCTCCTCCTCGGGACCGATCTCATGCGGTCTCCTTCACGGTTGATTCCGGCCTATGACGACTCCCTCGGTGTCACCGCCGCATTCAACCGGAACATCCTGGTTCGCTTGAACCGAGAGCTCGGCGCAGGGGTCGACGTGACTCGGTTCGAGCACGAGGCGCGATGGAACGAAGCCGAGTCCCGCGTGGAGATGCATCTCGTGGCGCGGGAACGGGCGATGGTCGCGTCGAACGGAATCCGAGTCGAGCTGGAGCCCGGCGAGACGATCTGGACCGAGAGCTCCTACAAGTACGCGCCGGGAGATGCCGCCGCGATGGGAGAACGGGCCGGATTCGTGGCGGGCGGAACGTGGACCGACGAGGAGTGGCCCTTCGCCGAGACGCTGCTACAGGTACCCTGA